From a region of the Leucoraja erinacea ecotype New England chromosome 6, Leri_hhj_1, whole genome shotgun sequence genome:
- the LOC129698177 gene encoding POU domain, class 3, transcription factor 3-like → MATATSNPYMPSNSILSANSIVHSDSGGMQQATTYRDPSKMVQSDFMQGALASNGHMLSHAHQWVTALPHTDAGSPWSTAMSGSPLGQQQQQQQQQQQQQQQQQDVKPSVQVVGRDELHTGAAPLHHHRPPHLPPHQPSHGGHPTAWGATTTAHLPSMGSAVQPLIYSQPGGFTVNGMLSQAGGQSLHPGLRDTPELVDHGQPHHSHDHSDEDTPTSDDLEQFAKQFKQRRIKLGFTQADVGLALGTLYGNVFSQTTICRFEALQLSFKNMCKLKPLLNKWLEEADSSTGSPTSIDKIAAQGRKRKKRTSIEVSVKGALESHFLKCPKPSAQEITALADSLQLEKEVVRVWFCNRRQKEKRMTPPGGVQQTDDVYSQVGNVNADTPPSHHGLQTAVQ, encoded by the coding sequence ATGGCGACAGCGACGTCCAATCCGTACATGCCGAGCAATAGCATCCTATCGGCCAACTCTATCGTGCACAGCGATTCAGGCGGCATGCAGCAAGCGACTACATACCGAGATCCCTCCAAAATGGTGCAAAGCGATTTCATGCAGGGAGCTCTCGCCAGCAACGGCCACATGCTCAGCCATGCACACCAGTGGGTGACGGCGCTGCCGCACACCGATGCCGGCTCTCCCTGGTCCACGGCCATGTCCGGCAGCCCCCTGggtcagcagcaacagcagcagcagcagcagcagcagcagcaacagcagcaacaggatGTGAAGCCGTCGGTGCAAGTCGTGGGTCGGGACGAACTGCACACGGGAGCCGCTCCGTTGCATCACCACCGCCCGCCGCACTTGCCGCCGCACCAGCCGTCTCACGGCGGCCACCCCACCGCCTGGGGGGCGACCACCACAGCTCACCTGCCTTCCATGGGCTCGGCCGTCCAGCCGCTCATCTACTCGCAGCCCGGGGGCTTCACCGTCAACGGGATGCTGAGTCAAGCGGGAGGGCAGAGCCTGCACCCGGGGCTGAGAGACACTCCGGAGCTGGTGGACCACGGGCAGCCGCACCACAGTCACGACCACTCCGACGAGGACACGCCGACCTCGGACGACCTGGAGCAGTTCGCCAAGCAGTTCAAGCAGAGGAGGATCAAGCTGGGCTTCACCCAGGCCGACGTGGGCTTGGCGCTGGGCACCCTGTACGGCAACGTCTTCTCGCAGACCACCATCTGCCGGTTCGAAGCGCTGCAGCTGAGCTTCAAGAACATGTGCAAACTCAAGCCGCTGCTGAACAAGTGGCTGGAAGAGGCCGACTCGTCGACCGGCAGCCCTACCAGTATCGATAAGATCGCGGCACAGGGCAGGAAGAGAAAGAAGCGCACCTCCATCGAGGTCAGTGTCAAGGGGGCTTTGGAGAGCCACTTCCTCAAATGCCCCAAGCCCTCGGCGCAGGAGATCACAGCCCTGGCAGACAGCCTGCAGTTGGAAAAAGAAGTTGTCCGGGTTTGGTTCTGCAATCGGAGGCAGAAGGAGAAACGCATGACTCCGCCGGGAGGAGTGCAGCAAACGGACGATGTTTACTCACAGGTCGGCAATGTAAACGCCGATACACCGCCCTCTCACCATGGACTACAAACCGCCGTGCAGTGA